Below is a genomic region from Sulfitobacter sp. OXR-159.
GGTCTAGCAGCACCCGTGCGCGCTTGATGGCCTCGTCCCGCGGCACTTTGAGAACATGGACCGGCACCTCAATGACGTTTTCCAGCAGGGTGCGGTGGGTCCAGAGGTTGAATGCCTGAAACACCATGCCAAGGCGGGTTCGGATGCGCTCGATCTGGCGGCGGTCAACGGGGGAGCCGTCTTGGCGCATCTTGATCTCTTCACCGTTAACGATGATCTGACCCGCACTTGGGGTTTCGAGGAAATTGATGCAGCGCAGGCAGGTGGATTTGCCCGACCCGCTGCCGCCGATGATGGCGACAACATCGCCCTTTTTCGCGGTCAGTGAGACACCTTTGAGAACCTCCAACGCGCCGAAGGATTTGTGTAGGTCGGTAATTCTTATGGCCTCATTCTCCTCTGCGCGATCGGCATTGGCGTCTTCGGCTGCTTGTGTGGCTCTGACCGGCTTTCTTTGCAAAGCGTCTGCGCCCCTCATTTGATGTGTCCCAAATTTCTGTCTTGTAGTAAGGCCCGTATTTCGTAATAATGCAAGTGTATAATTAGGAAGTTCGGAAATCGCCTGTGTCGGACAGCACGCCTAAATTCAAACGTGAGCCAGCGGAGCACCGCAGGGAGGCCCTGATAAGGGCCACTCTGTCGCTGATCGCCGAAAAGGGTGTTCAGGCCGCGACGGTCCGGGCAATCGCGGCCCGTGCTGACGTGTCACAGGGTATGATTAGGCACCACTTTTCGTCGAAAGAAGACCTGATTACCGCGGCCTATGAGCATCACATGGACCGGCTCACCGACCTGACATCGGCCTTCGCGGAAGGCGACTGTAGCGCGCCGGTGGCACGGTTGGCGGCTTTCGTCGTCGGCAGCCTGACGCCGCCGGTTGTCGACGCGGGGTCGGTCAGCCTTTGGGCGGGGTTTCTCACCAAGGTCCATGACGACGCGCAGATGCGCGAAAGTCACAAACGGACCTATTACAATTTCCGCAACCGCCTTGAGGCGCTGATCGCAGCCGTATTGAACGAGGCGGATCAGCCCCCCACAGCACAAGAACTGCACCATTTGGCCATCGCCTGCAACGCCGTGATCGATGGATTGTGGATGGAAGGCGGTGTTCTACCGAGCGCTTTCGCGCCGGATGAGCTTTCAGAAATCGGAATTCGCTCCGTCGGAGCGCTCCTCGGGATAGACCTCACAATAGCAGGGCAACAGACATGAGAACGACAGATATCACCCGACGGCTGGCAGGTCTTGGCGGCGCAAAATGGGAAGTGCATCTAAAGGCCCGCGAGCTTGCCGCACAGGGCCGTGATATTATCGAGCTGACCATCGGCGAGCCGGACGTGCCGACCCCCGACGCGCTTATGGATGTCGCGGCCGATGCAATGCGCCGGGGCCGCACTGGTTATTCTGACGGTCGGGGTGAGACAGGTCTGCGCGCTGCATTGGCCGAACGATATTCGCACCGCGCGGGCCGTCGCATCACGCCGGACCAAGCCATGTGTTTTCCCGGCACGCAGACGGCGCTTTATGCCGTGCTGTTGGGCGTGGCCGAGGCGGGGCAGCAGGTTCTGGTCGGCGATCCGATGTATGCCACTTATGAAGGGGTGATCCGCTCCAGCGGTGCCGAGATGGTGCCCGTCCCGCTGCGCCCGGAAAACGGCTTTCGCCTTCATGCGGATGACATCGCCGCAAGGATTACCCCGCAGACCACGGCGATCTTGCTGACCACGCCGCATAACCCCACCGGCGCGGTCCTGACCCGGGCAGAGATTGACGCGCTTGGTGAACTGGCCATTGCCCATGACCTGTGGATTATCTCTGATGAAGTGTACGAAGAACTGATCTTTGACACCTCTGAATTCTGCTCGCCTCTGTGGCGTCCGCAGCTGGCTGACCGCACCATCGTCGTCTCATCGATCTCAAAATCCCACGCCGCACCGGGCTTTCGCAGCGGTTGGTGCATCGGCCCCGAAGCCTTTACCGAGGCTCTCTTGCCGCTGTCGGAGACCATGCTTTTCGGCAACCAGCCCTTTATCGCTGACATGACCGAAAAAGCAGTGCGCGAGGGGTCGCCCGTGGCTGAAGGGATGAAGCAACGCTTTGCCGCCCGCGCCGAGCGTTTGCACCGCCGGCTGTCGCAAGAGAGCCCGTTGAAGGTGCACCAACCGGATGCGGGCATGTTTGCAATGATCGACGTGTCGGCCACCGGAATGCGCGGCACCGACTATGCCATGCACCTGCTTGAGCAGGCTGGCGTGGCGGTCATGCCCGGTGCGTCCTTTGGGGAAACGCTCGATGCTTGGGTGCGTGTGGCGCTGACGACCGGCGACGCGGCCTTTGATGCGGCCTGTGACCGGATCATCCGGCACGCGGCGCAATTGCAACTGGAAACGGCATGACCAGTGTCGGCGAAGCGCTGGTCGCCCAGCTTTCACAGCGCGGCGTCGACTGTGTCTTTGGCATCCCCGGGGTGCACACGATCGAGCTTTACCGGGGCTTGGCGGCCTCGGGCATCCGCCATGTGACGCCCCGGCACGAACAGGGCGCGGGCTTCATGGCGGATGGCTATGCACGGGTCTCCGGCAAACCCGGTGTTGCCTTTGTCATCACGGGGCCGGGGCTGACCAACACGCTGACCGCAATGGGCCAAGCCCGCGCGGATTCTGTGCCGATGCTGGTGATCTCTGGCGTCAACACGCTGCCCAGCCTTGGCAAGGGCAGGGGGCATCTGCACGAGCTACCGGATCAGCGGGCGATGGCACGGACCGTCGCGCTGATCTCCGAGCGGGTTGAGACCGCCGATGAATTGGCCCCCATGCTCGACCGGGTCTTTGAGCCGTTCCAGTTAGGCCGACCGGGCCCCACACATCTTGAGATACCGCTGGACGTGGCCGGCGCGCCCTATACCGCCGAAGCGCCCTCTATTTCTGCCACCTCTGTGACCCCCCCGTCTGCCGAGCAAATCTTAGAAGCCGCCGCGATATTGGCGCAGAGCAAGGCGCCTTTGATCCTTGCCGGCGGCGGGGCTCGAAAAGCCGGGAATGCCCTGCAAACCCTCGCCGAAAAACTAGGCGCGCCGGTGGTGCAAACGGTGAATGCCCGCGGCGTAATGTTCGAGCATCCTTTGGGCGTTCCGGCCAGCCCCAGCCTGCAAGCCGTGCGGGCACTGATCGCGCAGTCGGACGTGGTGCTGGCCTTGGGCACCGAATTGGGCCCGACCGATTATGATATGTACGCCTCCGGCACCATGCCCGAGTTCCAAAGGCTCATCCGCGTCGATATTTGCGCTGAGCAGCTTTCCCGCCATGCCGCCGAACTGTCGATCCACGGCGATGCGGCACTCGCAATTGACGCGCTGAATGCCGCGGTCGACGGGGATGCCGCGCCAGACGGGGCAGCGCGGGCGGCCAAGGCCCGCCGCGAGGCGTTTGAAGAGATCGGCCCGGAGATGCGTGCGGCTTGCGACACCCTCGCTGAACTGCGCGGAGCCGTTCCGGGGGCGATCATCGTCGGCGATTCCACCCAGCCAATCTATGCGGGCAACCTTTATTACGATCATGACCGCCCCGGCGGCTGGTTCAACGCCGCCACCGGCTTTGGCGCGCTTGGCTATGGCATCCCCGCGGCAATCGGGGCGGCGCTCGCGGCACCCGACACGCCGGTGATCTGCATCGCTGGCGATGGCGGCGCGCAGTTCAGCCTGCCGGAACTGATGTGCGCGGTGCAAGAAAACCTGCCGATTTGCTTCATCATCTGGAACAACCACGGCTATCAAGAAATCGCCACCTCCATGCAGGATGCGGGGGTAAGTGTCGTCGGATGTGACCCGGCCCCGCCGGACTTTGCCGCCGTCGCACAATCCTGCGGCTTGCCCTTCTGGCGCTGCGATACGCAAGCCGGCGCCGTTGCAGATGCGCTGCGCGAGGCCACCGCGACTGGCGGGCCGACGCTTATTGAAATTCAGGCACAGCCAACCCCCGCGCCAGCAAACAAGAGAGCATGACATGACAGACCCTACCTATGAATTCACCCACGCCGTCACCCGCCGCCCCGCCGCCAGCATCGTCGATGGTCTGCGCGCCGAGGACATCGGCACCCCCGATCTTGCGCAGATGGAAAAGGCCCATGCGCATTACGTTGCCACATTGAAAGAAACCGGCGCTGAGGTGATCGAACTGCCCGCGCTGGACGCCTTTCCCGATTCCGTCTTTGTTGAGGATACCGCGCTTTGTTTGCCAAAGGGGGCCGTTCTGATGCGCCCCGGCGCACCGAGCCGCATGGGAGAGGTGGCCGAAATGGCATCGACCCTGAGCACCCTTTACAGTGACCTGCGCCAGATTGAAGGCCCCGGCCATATCGAAGGAGGCGACATTCTGGTCACCGGGCGCGAGATCTTGGTGGGCCGATCAGACCGTACCGATGCCGAAGGCGTGGCCGAGCTCACGCAGATCGTCTCGGACTGGGGCCATAGCCTCCGCGAGGTCTTTACACCGCCCGGCGTGCTGCATTTCAAGACCGATTGCTCGTTGCTCGACGGGGACACCATCCTCAGCACCAAACGGCTCGACGCTTCTGGCTGTTTCGAAGGTTACCGCGTGCTGCACACCGCCGAGGGCGAAGAGGCCGCCGCCAATAGCATCCGGTTTAACCAATATGTGCTCTGTCCTGCGGGCTTCCCCCGCACCGCGGAAATGTTGACGAAGGCAGGCTTTGAAGTGGTCGAGATCAGTAATGCGGAATGCGCCAAACTGGACGGCGGCATGTCGTGCCTGTCGCTAAGGTTCTGATACTGAGGGTCGCTTGGAAGGTTTGATCCCCTTGCATGAGTGCAGCGTTCTGCGGTCACGAATACCTTCGTCTGGAGGGGGCAAAGGTCAAACCGCCTCCGCCATGTTCTTTCGGCGATATGAGTTGATGCGGTTTGACCGCCCTGCAGTCGACTGCTTCTGACCTTGAGAGCCTGTGCGGAGTGCGCACCGCGCAGGCGCCTTGCGTCCCCATTGTCCTGCGTTTCGATAAACTCAATCCGGTTTCGGCCCGGTTTATACAGTCCGGCAAACTGATACTTCCTGTCCAACAACGAAATTCGGAAAGAAGGACAATCGGAATGAAAGCCATCGGCTATAACACCACCGGCGCGGCAGAGGTTTTGGAGGCGTTGGAAATCGACCGACCCACGCCGGGGCCGGGCGATCTTTTGGTTGAGGTAAAGGGCATCTCTGTCAATCCGGTGGATGTGAAGCTGCGCGCGCTTTCCGCCCCCGATGGCGGCCCAAAGGTCTTGGGGTTCGACGCGGCGGGTGTGGTCGTCGACTTGGGCTCAGAGGTTACGGATTTCGCCATCGGGGATGCGGTGTTCTATGCCGGGGATGTGACCCGTGCAGGCACCAACGCCGCTTTTCATGCGGTTGATGCCCGGATCGTGGGGCGAAAGCCGGAATCGCTCGATTTCGTTGAAGCCGCCAGTCTGCCGCTGACCGCGATCACCGCATGGGAAATGCTGTTCGATGCTTTCCGGCTGACGGAAGGGGCCGGTAAGGGGCAGGCGCTTTTGGTGATTGGCGGGGCCGGGGGCGTGGGGTCGATCCTTATCCAATTGGCCAAGGCGCTGACCGGATTGACCGTGATCGCCACTGCGTCGCGTCCGGAAACCCAAGACTGGGGGCGCAAGATGGGGGCGGATCATGTGGTGGATCACCGGAGTGATCTGGCGGCGCAGCTTGCCGATCTCAACCTCGCGCCCAGCTACGTTGCCGCGCTGACGGCCACGGACATGCATTGGCCAGCCATCATCGAAGCCATTGCCCCACGCGGCCAGATCGCATTGATCGACGACCCCGAAACGCTGGACATGAAAGCGGCGAAACCCAAAGCTTTGAGCGTGCATTGGGAGTTTATGTTCACAAGGTCGATGTTCCAAACCGAAGACATGACCGCGCAGCGCGACCTGTTGAACCGGGTCGCGCAGATGATCGACGCGGGCAGGTTGCAATCTACCGTGACCGAACATGGGGGCGTGATAAATGTAGAGAACCTTCGCGCCGCCCATCTGCGGCAAGAAAGCGGGCGGGTGATCGGCAAGCAGGTTTTGGGCGGTTGGTGATCACCCGACCGCCGCATGCCGCGCCATCGCAGAGACGCGCAGAGACCTCGATAAGGAGAGAGCCATGACAAAGACCATCCTCATCACCGGCGCGACTGACGGCATCGGTCTGCTGACGGCAAAGAAACTTAGCGGGCAGGGGCACACCGTGCTGCTGCACGGGCGCAGCGCCGAAAAATTAAGCGCATCGGCGGCAGAGGTGGGCGGCACCCCCCAGACCTACCGCGCAGATCTGTCGCAGTTGGATGAGGTCGCGGCATTGGCAGAGGCGCTGCGCATCGATCACAGCCAGATCGACGTGGTGATCAACAACGCAGGTGTCCTGAAACTGCCCGATCCGCGCACCGAAGCGGGGCTAGACGCGCGTTTTGTGGTCAACACATTAGCGCCCTATCTGCTGGTTCAACTCTTGCTGCCGGTACTGCCCAAAGCGGGCCGGGTGGTGAACCTTTCCTCTGCCGCGCAGGCACCGGTGGATGTGGCCGCTCTTCGGGGCAACGGCACCTTGGACGATATGGCGGCCTATGCGCAGAGCAAATTGGCGATCACGATCTGGACGCAAGAAATGGCCCGCGCACATCAGGATGGCCCGCTCTTCATCGCGGTGAATCCCGGGTCGCTGTTGGCGTCCAAAATGGTTAAGGAAGGCTTTGGCGTTGCTGGAAATGACCTGAGCATCGGTGCCGACATCCTTTGCCGTGCCGCGCTTTCGGAAGATTTCTCAAAGGCTTCGGGAAAGTATTTCGACAATGATAGGGGCGGCTTTAATGAACCGCATAGCGCCGCAGCGGACGCCGACCATGTCGCGGCGGTTATGGCCGCGATCCAAGAGCTCGTGAGCCAGAACCGGGCGGACTAGCTTTTGCAGGGGCCGGCGCCGTCGGGATGGCGCCAGATTTCCGCTGTTTACCTATCTGAAAAAAACGGCTCTCCGTGGAGGCCGACAACAAAAGGCCCCGTGCAGCGATGCTGGCGGGGCCTTTCATCGTTCCGAGAGGGCTCAGCGGCGGCGGCGGCCGCCGGTGCGGCCCGCGCGGCCTCGGCCTTCTTGACCGGCCTTGGGGGCGACCTTGTTGAACTCGATCCATGCGCTGCCATGCGGGTCACGGTCAAAGAGGAAGTTGGCGGCGCGGATGGCCTCCATCTCCTTGCCCGGACGGGGCTTGGTCGATCCCAGATTGAAGAGCGTCACGAAGGTCTCGTCATCCATCTCTTCGGGCAGGATAATGCCCGCGGCGGCCATCTCGGCGCGCTTTTCGGCGATCTTGACGGCGTTGAGCGGCACGGCCACCGGGTTCATGATCGCGCTTGTCATGCCAGCACCCATCGCCATCGGCAGGAAGGCGTTGTTGATCCCGTGGCGGTTGGGCAGACCAAAAGAAATGTTCGACGCACCGCAGGTGGTGTTCACGCCCAATTCCTCACGCAGGCGGCGCACAAGGGTAAAGACCTGATGGCCCGCTGTTGCCATTGCGCCGATTGGCATGACCAGCGGATCGACCACGATATCATGCGCCGGGATGCCGAAATCTGCAGCGCGTTCGACGATCTTTTTCGCCACGGCGAAACGCACATCCGGGTCTTCGGAAATGCCGGTGTCGTCGTTGGAGATCGCCACCACGGGCACGTTGTATTTCTTGACCAGCGGTAGCACGAGCTCAAGCCGCTCTTCTTCGCCGGTCACCGAGTTCAACAGCGGGCGGCCTTCGCAGGCTTGCAAGCCTGCCTCGAGCGCGCCGGGGACCGAACTGTCGATACAGATCGGCGCGTCGACGGCATTTTGCACCACTTTGATCAGTTCCGGCATCAGCATCGGCTCGACAAAGTTGTTGTCAGCATAGCGCGGGTCTTCGGCCATCTTGTTGGAAAAAACGGCGCCCGAGTTCACATCCAGCACCGTGGCACCGGCGGCGACCTGTGCGATGGCATCGGCCTCGACCCGCGAAAAATCGCCTTGCTCAAGCTCTTGGCTGAGAATTTTGCGGCCCGTGGGGTTGATCCGCTCTCCAATCACGCAAAACGGCTCGTCAAAGCCGATGACGGCGGTCTTGGTCTTGGATTCGATGACGGTTCTGGTCATGTAACTTCCTTTAGGATGCGTTGGCGGGCACCCCAGAGGCGCCGCCATTATCTTGGACCCATGTGGCGCTGGTCTTGATCCCGCCCAGCGGGAACAGATGCACATGGGTGATGTTAAAATCCGGGTGGGCCGCTTTGTAGGTGGCCAATTCACTGATCACATCTGCTGGCTCATAGGGCAACAGCAGCTTGGTGACATCCATCGCGCGCTTCTGCAGTACCTTCAGCGAAGGACCGACACCGCAGGCGATGGCGAATTTAATGAGGGTTTGCAGTTTCGCAGGGCCCGCGATGCCGATGTGAATAGGCAGGGTGATGCCAGCGGCTTTCAGACTGTCGGCCCATTCGATGATCGGCTGCGCCTCAAAGGCGAACTGCGTGGCGATTGCCATTTCTGCATCGGTGCGGGTCTGGAAGTCGTTCTTCCATTTCAGCGCGGCATCGACGTTTAGGCGGCCTCCGTCGGCGTCGATGTCGCGGTTGCCCTCGGGGTGGCCAGCGACATGCAGACGGGTAAAGCCAGCCTCATCGAATAGTCCCGTTTCCATCAGCTGCATGCTGTCAGTAAAGTCGCCCACGGGCGCGGTGACACCGCCCGCAAGCAGCAACGCTTGGCGCACATCGGCTTCGCCCTGATAGCGGGCGATCCAGTCGGCGAGCGTGGCGCGGTCCTTGATGATGCGGGCCGGGAAATGCGGCATGACCTTGAAGCCATCGGCGTTCAGCCGCGCGGCGGTGGCGACCATATCCTCAATCGGGGTGCCGTCGATATGGGCGATATAGACACGGGTGCCCTCTGGCAGCAGGGCGCGGAAATCTTCGACCTTCTCGGCGGTGCGGGGCATCACCTCGATCGAATAATCTTTCAACAGCGCCTCGACTTCGGCCACCGGCGCCTGCGGGGCCGGTGTTTCCTTCTTGCGGAAGTTCAAAAGTGCCATGAGCGTGTCCTTGATCATAGGGCTGGCAGGCTATGCCCAGCCGTCGTTGTCAATCAGTTGCTTAATCCGGTCGCGGTCGTATTCCGCGTCGATCCGGGCGGCTTCGGCGTCGGCGATGGCATCGGGATCGCCTTCAACCTCAAAGGGGTCCGCCTTGCGCCATTCCGCTAAATAGGCATCGGAATCTCCGGCGCCGATCTTCATCGCCGCGCGGTCGATCGCCTGTTCAAAGCGTTCGGGCAGGGGGCGTTTCGACCCACGGCGGCCTTTGCCGACGATCACCTGAGCGGGGATATCGCGCCAGTAAACGATGGTGACTGCGGGCATGGGACGATTCCTCCGGTTTAAACCTGTCTAACGAGCGTCGCGGTCAGGACAGGGCCGTTTTTCGACGAAACACGACCCATCCGCGACTTGGGGCTCGTGATAGCGCATCGGGCGGGCCATCACGAGGGCCCTGCGCCCCCATTATTCTCAAGATGATTGTGAGGTGGTCCTGAGGTGCCAAAAGATAGGGGCATGGCGCAGGACGCCGCGGAAATTGGCCCAAGGCACCGCGACCACTTGCACCGGCCCGGCGCAGGGAATACCTTGGGGGCAACTCGATATGAAAGGCGCGTAACCATGGCGCCACAGCGTCCCAAAGGTGCGGGTGCGCTCGACAAAGACATCCCGGCTCTGAGCCCCGCGCCAGTTCCGCCCAGATCTAATGAGCTATATGCGGCCCTAGATCTGGGTACAAATAGCTGCCGCATGTTGATCGCCCAGCCTCGTGGCAGCGGTTTCCATGTGGTGGACAGTTTCTCAAAATCGGTACAATTGGGTGCCGGTTTGGAAAAAACCGGGCGTTTGTCGCGCGGATCGATGGCGCGCACCATCCAGGCATTGCGGATCTGTCAGCAGAAATTGCGCCGCAACAAGGTGCAAAACATGCGGCTTGTGGCGACCGAAGCCTGTCGCCGCGCACAGAATGGCGCAGAGTTCATGCGCCGTATCCAGCGCGAGACGGGTCTCAAACTCGACATCATCCGCCCTGAGGAAGAAGCCCAACTTGCCGTGATCTCTTGCGCGCCGCTGGTCAGCCGCAAGACGGAGAACCTGCTGGTGGTCGATATCGGCGGCGGCTCGACTGAGCTTGTCTGGATCGACATCTCCAAAGTCCCTCGGGCGGATCGCGCCCGGTCGATCATGCGGCTTCAGGGCGGCTTCTATCAGGCGAAATCTGATGTGCCTGCCGCGCGGGTGGTGGATTGGATCAGCGTGCCTCTGGGCGTGGCGACGCTGCGCGACCAATTCTCTGATGTTGAAGACGACGCCGCGCGCTTTGCCTTGATGAGCTGGTTTTTTGAGGAAAACCTCACCGATTTCACACCCTATCAGACGATCCAGTCGCAAAAGCGGTTTCAGATCGTCGGCACCTCGGGCACCGTGACCACCGTGGCGGCAAGCCACTTGAACCTGAAACGCTATGACCGGACCAAGGTCGATGGCCTCAGCATGAGCAGCGCGCAGATCGACAAGGTGATCCACTCTTATATCGCCATGGGGCCGGGCGGGCGGCGCGCCGATCCGCGGATCGGGCAAGATCGCGCCGCCCTGATCATGTCGGGCGCCGCGATCCTGCAAGCCTTGATGCGCTGCTGGCCGACCGACAGGCTGTCAGTTGCGGATCGCGGTCTGCGCGAAGGCCTGCTATATGCACAGATGAGCGCCGATGGCGTATTAGAAGAAGGGGTCTTTTGATGGCCAAGACACCGGACGGAAAAAACACCTCGGGGCGCGGTCAGCGTGACCTCAAGGTCAAGGTGAAATCCGCACGCGGGCGCAAGCTCAGTTCCACCCGCTGGTTGCAGCGGCAGTTGAACGATCCATATGTCAAACGCGCGCAGGCCGAAGGCTATCGCGGGCGGGCGGCTTATAAGATTATGGAACTAGACGATAAATATCGTTTCCTTGTCCCCGGTGCACGGGTGGTGGACCTTGGCGCCGCGCCGGGCGGTTGGTGTCAGGTCGCGGTCAAGCGCTGCAATGTGCTGGGCGAGAAGAAGGGCAAGACGCAGGGCACCATTCTCGGCGTCGACCTGCAAGAGATGGAGCCGATCGCGGGGTGCGAGCTGCACCAGCTCGATTTTATGGAAGACGACGCTGACCTTAAGGTAAAGGAATGGCTGGGCGGCAAGGCGGATGTGGTCATGTCCGACATGGCGGCTGCCTCTTCGGGGCACAAGCAGACCGACCACCTGCGCATTATTTCACTCTGCGAGGCGGCGGCCTATTTCGCTTTCGACGTCTTGGAAGAGGGCGGCACATTCGTGGCCAAGGTGCTGGCGGGGGGCGCCGAGGGCGAGTTGCAAAAGCTGCTCAAGCGCCGTTTCACCAAGGTCGCCAATATCAAACCGCCCGCAAGCCGACCGGATTCATCAGAGAAATTCGTTGTGGCAACGGGGTTTAAGGGCGAAGAGGTCTAAGCGGTGATCGCCGTTCATGAGGCGTAAACCAATCGAACGCTAGGGTGTAGCTCTCCCGCGGTCTTTACGCCGCCAACCTCATGAGGGCTCCCCGATGCTTCGACACCTGCCACTTGTATCGCTCATCTTCATCCTGTGTTCCGGGCTCAAGGTTACCGCGTCCGAAGTGCCTTGGGCGCTGAACGATTATATCGACCGGGATTTGCTGTCTTGGGTCAATGACGCCCGCATCGTCGACGCGATTGCGCAGCAGAACCAGCGACACCGAGAGATGAATGTCTTGGCCGCCGCATCTGCCGCAGCGACCGCGCAGGCCACCCCGACGAGCCAAGCAAAGGCCCCTGTCGCCGCAGCTTTCTTAGCGGCGCAGATTGCCCGCGCCAAAGGTCAGATTGCCGAAGTGGCGCTGCTTGACGCCTATGGGTTGACCGTCGTCACCAGCGGCACCGCATCGGTCTATTTCAAAGGCGGCAAGCCCAAGAACAGCAATCGTTTCACGCCACCATCGGGGATGTTCGTAATCGATCAAGTGGCCATCGATGAAGGCTCCAAAGCGCATCAAAGCCGTGTTTCGATGCCCATTACAGAACCATCCAACGGAGCGATCATCGGGGTAATCACGGTGGAGTTGGAAGCGGCTGCCTTTTTCTGATGCGACCCTATGCCTGGGCGTGATCCGGCTTCGGATCCTTAGGGTTCGCGGGGCCGAACTGCTGCTCCAAAGCGCCGTGGCTAGGATTATCGAAACATGACAGTGAAGTCTGGGACTATTAAATACAGCGAAAGAACCTCGTCGCCGGTCGCGATGAAGCTTAGGTTGTTGTTATGGCTCGCGTTTTCATAGGTCTACGGGGCGGTCGCGCCGACGGCAGAGCGCGCGCCGGGGACGACCGCATAGGGATTGTCGTAGAGCGACGAGCCGGGGTATCTGTCCGCGATATCTACCGGTCGTGGCGTTTTAGGCGAGCAGCAGGGCGGTGATGCCAGCGAACCGCTTCATCGCGCGGCTCCGACGAAACGATAGCTCTCGCCACGGCGTTCAACCCGGCCCAGACCGCCCTGTGGCAGGTGAAAGCCCATCAGCCAGATCTGTTCGTCCGCCAGCCGGTCCAGCAACCGCTGGCGGGTTTCGGCGCCGCGCTCGGGGTCTTGGTCCGATCCGCTGGCCCAGCCGGGCCGGGCAAAGGCAAGATGGTGATTGCCGATGGCATCGCCGCCGATCATCAGCGCGTCACTGCCGCCGCCCAGCAGAAACGACATATGCCCGGGCGTATGCCCGAAACTCGCCTGTGCCATGATGCCGGGGAGCACTTCATCTCCGTCGGAGAAATGGGCCACCCGGTCCTCGATCGCCGCCAACCGCCGCGCGGCTCCGACGGCAAAGGCGGCGCGGGCTGCGCCGATTGTGTCCACGGTCGCCGGATCGCGCCAATAGTCCCATTCGACCTGACCCATGTGGTAGCGCGCATTGGGAAAGACCAGATCGTCGAAATCGTCCAGCACGCCCCAAAGGTGATCCGGGTGGCCATGGGTAAAGACAACGTCGGTCACCGCCTCCGGGGCGACGCCCGCCGCGTCTAAGCTCTCTGAAAGCGATCCGGCCGATGGCATAAAGGCGGGGCCAGCGCCCGCGTCGAAGAGGATCACCCGGTCGTCATTGCGCAAAAGCGTCAGGTTGCAGGGCGGCGCCAACTGGTCCTGAGGGAGATCAAAGGGCGCCAAAACCTGCGCCAGTTCCTCCTGCGGCAAACCTTCAAAGAAGAAACTCCGCGGGAGCAGCAGATTGCCGTCGCTCACACTGACAAGCTCATACCCACCGATCTGGGCAGAGGTCAGGGCAAAGGCACGCAGCGGGCCATGGGCAAGGGCCGCCGCGCCCATCCCTGCCAGCACCGTCCGTCTATTGACCTTCATCTTATGCCCTCCCCGCATTCATTCCGATTCGTGAATATAATTATCCTCATCGGATAACGGCACAAGGGGCGAATGCCCCGGCAAGAGATAAGTGTGCAAAACAAGGCAGCTATGCATGATCGTGGCTTGCATCGGGGGCAGGGGTTCTATCTAGGGGACACCACTCGAAACCCACCCCGACCCGGACGGAAAATGACTGATATCACAACAGAAGGTGCCTCGATCGCCTTTGACAAGGTCGGCAAGGCCTTTACCAAAGCAGGCGGGGCGACCGTGAATGCACTTGAGGGGATATCCCTCGACGTGGCACCGGGCTCAATCACCGGGATCAT
It encodes:
- a CDS encoding zinc-binding alcohol dehydrogenase family protein, with product MKAIGYNTTGAAEVLEALEIDRPTPGPGDLLVEVKGISVNPVDVKLRALSAPDGGPKVLGFDAAGVVVDLGSEVTDFAIGDAVFYAGDVTRAGTNAAFHAVDARIVGRKPESLDFVEAASLPLTAITAWEMLFDAFRLTEGAGKGQALLVIGGAGGVGSILIQLAKALTGLTVIATASRPETQDWGRKMGADHVVDHRSDLAAQLADLNLAPSYVAALTATDMHWPAIIEAIAPRGQIALIDDPETLDMKAAKPKALSVHWEFMFTRSMFQTEDMTAQRDLLNRVAQMIDAGRLQSTVTEHGGVINVENLRAAHLRQESGRVIGKQVLGGW
- a CDS encoding methylenetetrahydrofolate reductase yields the protein MALLNFRKKETPAPQAPVAEVEALLKDYSIEVMPRTAEKVEDFRALLPEGTRVYIAHIDGTPIEDMVATAARLNADGFKVMPHFPARIIKDRATLADWIARYQGEADVRQALLLAGGVTAPVGDFTDSMQLMETGLFDEAGFTRLHVAGHPEGNRDIDADGGRLNVDAALKWKNDFQTRTDAEMAIATQFAFEAQPIIEWADSLKAAGITLPIHIGIAGPAKLQTLIKFAIACGVGPSLKVLQKRAMDVTKLLLPYEPADVISELATYKAAHPDFNITHVHLFPLGGIKTSATWVQDNGGASGVPANAS
- a CDS encoding Ppx/GppA phosphatase family protein, giving the protein MAPQRPKGAGALDKDIPALSPAPVPPRSNELYAALDLGTNSCRMLIAQPRGSGFHVVDSFSKSVQLGAGLEKTGRLSRGSMARTIQALRICQQKLRRNKVQNMRLVATEACRRAQNGAEFMRRIQRETGLKLDIIRPEEEAQLAVISCAPLVSRKTENLLVVDIGGGSTELVWIDISKVPRADRARSIMRLQGGFYQAKSDVPAARVVDWISVPLGVATLRDQFSDVEDDAARFALMSWFFEENLTDFTPYQTIQSQKRFQIVGTSGTVTTVAASHLNLKRYDRTKVDGLSMSSAQIDKVIHSYIAMGPGGRRADPRIGQDRAALIMSGAAILQALMRCWPTDRLSVADRGLREGLLYAQMSADGVLEEGVF
- a CDS encoding SDR family NAD(P)-dependent oxidoreductase; the protein is MTKTILITGATDGIGLLTAKKLSGQGHTVLLHGRSAEKLSASAAEVGGTPQTYRADLSQLDEVAALAEALRIDHSQIDVVINNAGVLKLPDPRTEAGLDARFVVNTLAPYLLVQLLLPVLPKAGRVVNLSSAAQAPVDVAALRGNGTLDDMAAYAQSKLAITIWTQEMARAHQDGPLFIAVNPGSLLASKMVKEGFGVAGNDLSIGADILCRAALSEDFSKASGKYFDNDRGGFNEPHSAAADADHVAAVMAAIQELVSQNRAD
- a CDS encoding methyltetrahydrofolate cobalamin methyltransferase translates to MTRTVIESKTKTAVIGFDEPFCVIGERINPTGRKILSQELEQGDFSRVEADAIAQVAAGATVLDVNSGAVFSNKMAEDPRYADNNFVEPMLMPELIKVVQNAVDAPICIDSSVPGALEAGLQACEGRPLLNSVTGEEERLELVLPLVKKYNVPVVAISNDDTGISEDPDVRFAVAKKIVERAADFGIPAHDIVVDPLVMPIGAMATAGHQVFTLVRRLREELGVNTTCGASNISFGLPNRHGINNAFLPMAMGAGMTSAIMNPVAVPLNAVKIAEKRAEMAAAGIILPEEMDDETFVTLFNLGSTKPRPGKEMEAIRAANFLFDRDPHGSAWIEFNKVAPKAGQEGRGRAGRTGGRRRR
- a CDS encoding virulence factor, with amino-acid sequence MPAVTIVYWRDIPAQVIVGKGRRGSKRPLPERFEQAIDRAAMKIGAGDSDAYLAEWRKADPFEVEGDPDAIADAEAARIDAEYDRDRIKQLIDNDGWA